From Alosa sapidissima isolate fAloSap1 chromosome 7, fAloSap1.pri, whole genome shotgun sequence, the proteins below share one genomic window:
- the LOC121712818 gene encoding beta-1,4-galactosyltransferase 5-like: MWNRVHNAGYSVSRPQGDVGHYTSIPHHHHGEVQFLGRYSLLRKSKEMQVVDGLNNLHYSPLVVRRPLYTNITVNLSWDFGNSD; this comes from the exons ATGTGGAACAG GGTACACAATGCTGGTTACTCAGTGAGCCGTCCTCAAGGGGATGTTGGTCATTACACGTCCATCCCTCACCATCACCATGGGGAGGTGCAGTTTCTCGGCAG ATACTCTCTACTCAGGAAATCTAAGGAGATGCAGGTGGTGGATGGCCTAAACAACTTGCACTACTCCCCTCTAGTGGTGCGAAGGCCTCTGTACACTAACATTACAGTGAATCTCAGCTGGGACTTTGGGAACTCTGACTGA
- the bgna gene encoding biglycan a, with translation MLLFTVITLLLCSVHWSTGLPFEQRGFWDFGKEFDVQDLLMMMRDEEDGSAIGPVDPEELPGGCPFGCQCSMRVVQCSDQNLYAVPQDIPTDTRLLDLQGNKITEIRENDFKGLYNLYALVLVNNRISRVHPRAFLPLGRLQKLYFSHNQLPSVPKNLPASLVELRIHDNLIKRVVAGTFSALGTMNCIELGRNPLQNSGLEPGAFAGLKLNFLRISEAKLTGIPKDLPENLRELHLDQNQIQAIELVDLSQYRDLYRLGLSHNHIRHIEHGSLAYVPNLREIHLDNNRLSKVPAGLPHMKYLQVVYLHSNNISEVGINDFCPTGFGMKKTFYNGISLFDNPINYWEVQPATFRCVSDRNAIHFGNHKK, from the exons ATGCTGCTCTTCACCGTGATCACGTTGCTCCTCTGCTCTGTCCACTGGTCCACGGGCCTCCCCTTCGAGCAGAGGGGGTTCTGGGACTTCGGGAAGGAGTTTGACGTGCAGGacctgctgatgatgatgagggaCGAGGAGGACGGGTCGGCCATCGGCCCGGTGGATCCAGAGGAGCTGCCGGGCGGCTGTCCCTTCGGCTGTCAGTGCAGCATGCGCGTGGTGCAGTGCTCCGACCAAA ATCTGTATGCTGTTCCCCAGGATATTCCCACTGACACACGTCTCCTGGACCTCCAGGGCAACAAAATCACTGAGATCAGAGAAAATGACTTCAAAGGCCTTTATAACCTTTAC GCGTTGGTTCTGGTGAATAACCGGATCTCAAGGGTGCACCCTCGAGCCTTCCTGCCCCTGGGCCGCCTGCAGAAGCTCTACTTCTCCCACAACCAGCTGCCCTCTGTCCCAAAAAACCTGCCCGCCTCACTGGTGGAGCTGCGTATCCATGACAACCTCATCAAGAGGGTGGTGGCCGGAACCTTCTCTGCGCTGGGTACCATGAACTGCATTG AGTTGGGTCGGAACCCCCTTCAGAATAGCGGATTGGAGCCAGGAGCCTTTGCTGGCCTAAAACTGAACTTTCTGCGTATCTCTGAAGCCAAACTCACTGGCATACCCAAAG ACCTCCCTGAAAACCTTCGCGAGCTCCACTTGGATCAAAATCAGATTCAGGCCATCGAGCTGGTGGACCTTAGTCAGTACAGAGACCTTTACAG ACTGGGTCTTAGCCACAATCACATCCGTCACATTGAGCATGGTAGCCTGGCATATGTCCCCAACCTGAGAGAGATTCACCTGGACAACAATCGCCTGAGTAAAGTCCCTGCTGGTCTGCCTCATATGAAATACCTACAG GTTGTCTACCTCCATTCTAACAACATCAGTGAGGTTGGCATCAACGACTTTTGCCCCACAGGCTTTGGGATGAAGAAGACATTCTACAATGGCATCAGTCTGTTTGATAACCCGATCAACTATTGGGAGGTGCAACCCGCCACCTTCCGGTGTGTGTCCGATCGAAATGCCATTCACTTTGGCAACCACAAGAAATAG